The genomic segment GAGGCACACCAGCGGTTGATCGTGGTCGCGGGCACGGACTCGCCCAGATCCGAGAGCAGCGCGATCACCCGCGCGAGGTTGCTGCCCTGCTCGTCGCGCTGCTGGGCACAGCCCCACATCAGGTCGTCCACGTCCTCGCTCCCGATCCCGGTGTCGGCGAGAATCTCGTTGATCAGCGGGATCGAGAGGTCCTCGCTCCTGATGTCGGCGAAGACGCCGTCTTCCTTGCCCTGTGCGGTGCGGTACGCCGCCGCGACGACCGGCGTGGTGTCGGCCATACCGGTTCGTCGTGGTCCTCAATGTTAAACGCACGCAAACCCCGCGTCGTTTGACTCGGGTTCACGCGACAGTCCGGCGAATACTGCCGAGACCCCTGGCAACTATTGGGAAACGACCCACGCTGAGCGGGAGTTCGACGGTCTTATCCCGCCGGACGGCGTATCGAACAGGGAATGAGCAGCCCGGAACTGGACGTCGTCGAATTCCTGCTCACGACACGCGCCTACAACGAGCACCGCGAACGCGACGCCGAGGACCTCCCGCCGCGCTATCGCACCGTCTTCTTCGCCGATGGCGGAATCGAGCGCCCGCTCGCAACGAGCGAGGAGCAGACGGCGGCTGCCACCGGCGTCGACGATCCGTGGGCCGCGGTGTCGGGGCTGATGTTCACCGATCGCGACGACTTCGCCGAGACGCTCTCGCTTTCGGAGCCCGACATGGCCGAGGAGTGGTTCGTCGACCGGATCGACGCCGATCGACTCGCCACGAACCCGACGCTCGCAGCCGTCTTCGAGGAGCGCGAGAACGTCCCCGAAGTCGACTACGAACAGTCACGCGAGGCGAACCGCCCGATGCGCGCCGACCGGGTCTGGATCGACAGCCTCCTCGAAGAGTACTTCGACGACGAGGAAGACGAGGAGATGCTCGATCTCGTCGACGTGCGCGCGCCAGAGGAGGTCGACATGACGCTCGACGACCTCGTGCTCACGGCCGATCAGGAGAACGAGATCGTGAAGATCATGAAGGCGATCGAACACCGCGAGTACCTCGCGGGGATCGGCCTGCGCGAGATCGGGAAGCTACTGCTCGTGGGGCCGCCAGGCACCGGCAAGACCACGACCGCACGGGCGCTCGCCCACGAACTCGATCTCCCGTTCGTGGAGGTCAAGCTCTCGATGGTCACCAGCCAGTATCTCGGCGAAACGGCCAAAAACGTCGAGAAGACCTTCGAGATCGCCAAACGGCTCTCGCCGTGTATCCTGTTCATGGACGAGTTCGACTTCGTGGCAAAGACCCGCAATTCGGACGAGCACGCCGCGCTGAAGCGCGCAGTCAACACCCTGCTCAAGTCGATCGACGAGGTCAGCCTGATCGAGGACGACGTGCTTCTGATCGGCGCGACCAACCACCCCGACCAGCTCGACGCGGCGGCGTGGCGGCGGTTCGACGAGATCGTGAACTTCCCGAAGCCCGACGTCGAGATGCGCGCGGACATCCTCCAGGTCGTCACCCAGGAGATGGACATCGCGGACTTCGACCCCCTCGAACTCGCCGCCGACACCGAGGGCCTGACCGGTAGCGACCTTCGACTGGTGCTTCGGGAGGCGGTGCTCGACGCGCTCACTGAAGAACGCACCACGCTGACCCAGGACGATCTCATGGAGGCGGTCCGGGACTTCGAGGAGCGCGACAGCCTGAAAGATCTCGACATGATCGAGGGCGACCACGACGCCCTCGTCGCGGGCGGCGACATCAGCGCCGATGGTGGCAGCGACACCGACACCACCGACCACAGCCACGATCACGACGCCGACGGCCACACCCACGAACACTGAATGGAGGTCACGCTGCTCGGCACCGGCGACACGACCGGGACTCCGACTGTGGGCTGTGACTGTGACACCTGTACGGCCGCCCGTGAGAGGGGTGTCGAGCGCACTCGGTTTTCCGTTCACGTCCGGAACGAACGCACCGACGAATCGCTGCTTGTCGACCTCAGCCCCGACTTCCGCACCCAGTTTCTCGCCCGCGATGTCGCCCTCCTCGACGCTGCGATCATCACCCACATCCACTTCGACCATCTCGACGGGTTGGGCAACGCTTTTCGGCTGGTTCGCGACCTCCCGGTCGCGGCCGCGAACGAGACCGATCCCGAGACCGGCGAGAGCGTGGCCGACACCGTCCGGCGAAAGTACGACTACCTCGATGCCCTCTCGATCACGGGGCAGGAACCGCTCGAACCGTTCGAGCTGTGTGGGTTCGACGTGACGCTCGTGCCGGTCGACCACCCGCCGCTCGTGTGCTACGGCGCCGTGATCGAGTGCGAGACGGGTGCGAAGCTCTCCATCACCGGCGATACGAACTACGCGATCCCCGACGCGTCCCGCGAACGCCTCGCCGACCCCGACCTCCTGATCGCGGACGCGATCGCCCCGGCGTCGTTCTGCGAACACCACCCGCTCGGCGGCGATCACCACGATTCCGAGGGGGTGCCGCGGACGTTCGGCACCAAACATATGACTCGCGAGGGCGCGCTCGCGCTGGCCGACGAACTCGGCGCGGCGACGACGCGTCTGGTTCACGTCTCGCATTTCTTCTCGGCCGACGAGGCGTTCGATGATCCGCTCGCGGTCGACGGCGAGCGATACCGGCTCTAAGTTCGGTATTACTGTGCCGACGAACTCGATGCCTGGCTCAGGAGGTACACCGCGATCGCGCCGAGCACGAGATCGAGCCCGGCGAGCACGGCGAGCGCCGGCACGAGCGCGTTCCAGATGCCCGAGAAGGCCGTGACGTCGAGCACTGTCATCACGTCCACATCGAGCATCAGCGTGCGGGCGGCGTCCACACCGTAGGTGATCGGGTTGTACCGCGCGAACGTCTGAATCCATTCCGGCAGTGCTTCGAGCGGGAGGAACGCCGAGGAGAGAAAGAGCAGCGGGAACTGGAGCAAGTTCATCGCGATGATGGTCGACTCCTGATCTTTCGTGAGGACCGCGAGACTATTGGAGAGCGAGACGAACCACAGCGAGAACAGGATCCCGACCGCGATGATGCCGAGCGCGCCGACGATCCCGGTGGCGATCTCCGCACCGAGCAGCACCCCCAACCCGAGGATGATGGCGATCTGGGCGGCGATCCGGAGTACCTCGGCGGCGGTCTTCCCTACGAAGACCGCGGTGCGGTTCATCGGCGTGACGAGCACCTTCTCGAACATCCCCTCCTCGATGTCGTTCACGAGTCCGATTCCGGAGGTGATCGCGGCCGCGAGCGAGACCTGAATCACGATCGCCGGCACGAGATAGGTCTCGTAGGAGATCGTGCCGAGGCCACCGCCCTGATTGATCGCGCCGGTCGCGATCTGGCCGAACACCTGGGTGAACAGCACGAGGAAGATGATCGGCTGGGCCAGCGAGACCACGAGCACGAACGGGTTGCGGACGGCCTTGATGTTCCAGCGCTTGAAGTTGACCCACGCGTCGCCGAGAAACGAGTTGCTCGATCGTCGTATCGCGGTCGTCTCGGCCTCGGCTTCGGTTCCGGCCGCCGCTTCGGCGGTTCCGCCGTCCGTCGTGGCCCGCTCTGATTTCTCGTCGACTGGCGGGCTCATCGGTTCGCCTCTCCGCCGGCGGCCGCGGGGCCCGCTTCGGCAGCGCTCGCCTCGTCGACCCCGTCGGTTGCGCCGCTCTCGTCCTCCTCGTCGACCGACTCGCCGGTGATCGCGAGGAACACGTCGTCGAGGGTGGGTGCGCGGATGTTGAACCCCGTTACCGTGAGACCCTCGTCGCGGAGTGCGACGAGCAGATCGGTGCCCGTCTGGCGGGCGCGCCGCGAGGTGACGCTGATTCCCTCGTCGGTTGTCTCGATCGTCGCCTCGCTCTCGAAGAGATCGGAGTCGGCGGCGACCCCGGCCGCGCGCTCGTGAGCGTTCTCGCCGCCGTCGAGGTCGATGTCGAGGATCTCGCCGCCGACCTGCCGTTTCAGCTCCGCCGGCGAACCGGTGGCGACGATCTCACCGTCGAGGATGACCGCGATCCGCTCACAGAGCTGATCGGCCTCCTCCAGATACTGGGTAGTCAGGAAGATCGTCGTTCCCTCCTCGTTGATCCGGCGGAAGTACTCCCAGAGCCGGTTTCTGGCTTTGGGGTCGAGCCCCGTCGTCGGCTCGTCGAGGAACACGAGCGGTGGCTGGTGGACCAGCGCCATCGCAGCGTCGAGACGCTTTTTCATCCCGCCGGAGAATCCTTCGGCCACCTTGTCGGCAGCCTCGGCGAGATCTACGAGATCGAGGAGTTCGTCGATCCGATCGCCTCGCTCGGCCTTCGGCACCCCGTAGGCCTCACAGGCGAAACGGATGTTCTCGCGTGCCGTGAGTTCCTCGTCGACGCTGGTCTCCTGGGCCATGTAGCCGATCGACTCGCGGACGGCCCGCGGCTCGCTCGCGACGTCGAACCCGTTGACCGCGACCGTTCCCGACGTCGGCCGCAACAGCGTCGTGAACGTCTTGATCGCGGTGGTCTTGCCCGCGCCGTTCGGCCCGAGAAAGCCGAAGAACTCCCCCTCGGAAACGTCGAGATCGATCCCTCGAACGGCCTCGGTGCCGTCGGCGTACGTCAGTGTCACCTCCTCGGCGTTGATCGCTCTCATTGTCTCCCTCTCGGTCCGGACGGGCTTAAGCACACTGACCGCTTGGACAGCCAGTGGTCACGCACGGTCGAGTAGCGTTGTTCGGTCGTCCGGCTCGGGCACTGCTCTCTCATTGGAATTTCTCACTTACAGGAACGGTACGGCGAGCGTTGTGGTGACAACGCTGATGACGAACCAACCGGCGAAGTTCCACCACGGTACGCCCCGATGGCGCGGACCCGGCAGATCGTCGGTGTACGTCCAGTGGCCCTCGGCGACCCCGCGGTGGTCGGTGAGGACATCGTACGCCGTGGCGAGCACGCCAGCAGCCACGACCGCCGTCCAGCCGTCGGTCACGAGTAGTGCGATCCGGAACGCGACGTAGACCGCACCCGTCCACCCGAAGAGGACGTAGAGCGGCACGCCGGCGACTTTCGGCCCGATGTGGTGTTCGAGCCAGCCGACGTTGATGACGACTGCCTCGGCGACGAACGCCACGAGAGCTCCCCCGACGAACAAGGCGACCGTCGCGCGCCGTGGCCAGGTGAGGAGCGCATGTGCGAGCGCACCGAGACTGACCGCGACGGTGATCGTCGCGAAACGACGACTACTGGGCATACGTGACCGTTTTCCTGGGTCGGAAAATGTCACACGATTCACCACCGCTCCGTCGACGAACGTCATCTCTCGGGTGCCGTCAGCTGGGCCGCGCCGTCCGTCTCACCGATCGTCGTCCGACGCTCGGAGCGTCGGGAGGACGAACGTCTCGATCGCGTGCTTGGTTCGCCGCGGCGCGTCGTCGTGGCCGAGCGTGATCTTCCGGATGCGGGCGGCGTCGATGGCGTCGTAGAGGAACTGAGCCGTTTCCTCCGGATCGACATCGTGGAAACGACCCTTCTCGATCCCCTCCCGGATCGTCTCGGCGAGGAGGTCGGTGATGAGGCCGATGGTGCGGTCGAGTTGCTCGCGGTAGGCGTCGTTGCGGTGGGCATGCAACCGGAGTTCGAGCAGCGCGGTGTGGAAGTCCCAGAAGTCGAAGGCTGCCTCTTGGGGACCGAACAGCCCTCGGTCGATGAACAGCTCCAAGCGCTCGTCCGGGTCTGCGATCTCGTCGGTCGCTGCCTTCGCCGGATGGGATTCGAGCAAGTAATCCAGCAGCGCGACGATGAGCTCCTGTTTGGTGTCGTAGTGATAATGGAGGAGTGATCGGCTCTTTGCGAACTCCTCGGCGATCTCGCGGGTCGTCAGGTCGGCGTATCCGTGTTTGCAGAACGCACGGTAGGTCGCCTGCATGATGGCTTCATAGGTCTCGGGCGGAGGGGCAGGGCGGTCGGGGGCGTCCGGTTCGGCCATGGGTCGTCCTATCGAAACTCGTCGATCCGTGAGTAAGAGGATTGCTATGGCTCCGTGTCGCTCGTGGCGACGGTCGATGGTCGCCGATCACCCCAGTGAATTGGAGGTACTTGCCAAATATGAGGAACTGGCGCTCCGAAGGTCGATTACGCGGGAGTTCGTTTTAGAGGATATCCTTTTGTACGACACTTTCTCATCTATACACCTATGTAACAAACCATCCTACTTACCCACCCAGCGTCCTAGTCAAAGTAAACACAAAGAGAGCGCTGAAAAAGGGTAGTACATACACGATCGACGATAACGGAATCTCAGAAATCGATAGAACAGTCCCAACCACCAAGGCAAATAGGATCAGAACTCGATATGGTCTTTCACCGTAACCGCATGTCAATAGATACAATCGGTTAGATATAAAATTAAACAAATCTGATATTCCTTCCTTGTTTTCCCAGTAGACACTACCCCGATGGTAGATCTCTCGATAGTGAAACTCTGATCCTGACTCTATATCGCCTGCTTGGTACGCTGCATTTTTCGCCTTAAGAAAGGTCTCTTCATACTCTGAATGTGGTATTTGCTGCTCGCTAAAACTTGAAACAGATACTATATCCCAATTCGCTTCGCTCAGCTTTCGCTTATATGCAGCAAAATCAAAACCTTCGAAAGAAGTTTTCAAGAATCGATAATGTGATAATAGATCCTCTGTTCCGTGAGGCTCTAGTTTTACGTCACCAACAGTTGATTTTTCCAGATCAAAAACCAGATTAGAGCAATTGAGGGTACCCGCTGAGACCGCTGATTGACTCAGATCAAATTCAGTCACATATTCCTGGTTTTCACCCACCGCCTGTATTGACAAATGGTGAATGTCTGAACATTTCATTGATGCCTGTTGAGGGTATTGGTTTCCGCCTAGTTCGGCCTCTCCTTCTATGCTGGCTGAGTCTATAGAAAATTCAGATGATATGTTTGCATCCTCTATACTGACCGCACCTTCAATCTCAAGCCCGTCAAAGGAGGCTCCTTTGCGAAAGTCGGCGGAAGATATGTTGAGTTCGCCTCCGATATAGGCATTTTCTAAGGTACACACGTGCTCAAAGATGGTTCCTGGCGGATCATCATCTTCCCGATATGTTTCCATGAAACTATTAACTGGTTCGTTTTCGAGGGGTTCAGTGAAATCCAGGCCGTTGTTACTTTCTATTTCATCAAAAGAAACATCATCATAAAAATAAGCGCCGTTGAAACTTGCTGAGTCAAATGAACATTGATCAAATGAGACAGGCTCCCTAAACTGCGCACCACCAAATGTGATGGTGGAAAAATCGCTATTTTCAAATTCTATGGGTCCAAAAAATGATGTTCTCCCGAACCACGCTACACGGGCGTTACTAGCGTTAAGGCCCGAAAGCAAATTATTGTTCCCATAGAAGGTGGCGTCCGTGAACCAAAGTTCGTCTTCAAACGTAGAACCCACAAGAGCAACTTGACCATGGAAAGTAGCACGCGCGAATATAGTCTCGCCTTTGAAATCTCCAGGCCATATCATGGTTTGCCCATTCACAACGGTATCGCAAAAATTCATCTCGTTCATCACTGATGAGTTGGACATATCTATAGACCCAAATTCGGAGCCACGGAAATCTATGGGATAGTTATCTTGTGGAGATAACGTGGTATAGGTCAGATCAAGAGTCCCAAACTTGGACTCGATGAATTGCTTTTTCCGCCTATTGTTTTGATAGTAGTCGGCAGAATTAGTGTCACTATTTACTAACTTAACTAATCTCTCGGCAACCAGCTGCTCGCTCTTATTTTTAGGCGGAAGGTGGAATATGCAGAGTTCGTTCTGTTGGTGGGATGGGTGCGGGCATCTCCAAGTTTCGTCCTCGATGTCTCCCCACCTCTCTCTGACTTCTGTGTTAAAGGTGCACTGCTTATTTTTCCCCATACCGCGTCTGTCTTATCAGCGAGGTCAGTGACCACTTCTATTTATCGATGGCTGTTTATATAGAATATATCACAATTTGGGTACGTGCTGGGTTGTACGGGCTCTTATTCTATTCAGACGATTTATGGCAAGAATTGTATTCGTATTCAACCTGTGAACTGGTGGTACTCCATGCCGGGCTGCTTGAGCTCGTTGTGCTTGCGTTCGAGGAACGAGTAGACCGCGCCGTGTGGCGCGCCATCGAGCAGCATCTCGACCGCGCTCCGCACGACCTCGACCTGCTGGGGCGCTCCGATCGCACCGACCGTCGTGCCGTAGATCACGACTTCCGCCCCGGTGAGCTCGGCCATCAGCTCGCGGGTCCGGCCGTTCTCGCCGATCAGTCGCCCTTTCTTGCGTTCGAGGTCGTTCTTGTTCCTGGTTGCGGCGTCGACATCGACGAGTTCGAGCATCATCATCTCGTCGTCGAGCAGCGCCAGCGCGTCCTCCGGTGCGAACCCGCGGCCGATCGCTTCGACGATCTCGGGGCCTTTCAGCCCCAGCATGGGGTCACCGACCGACTCGATCGCGACCGCGCCGGTTTCGGAATCGATATCGAGACGGACCTCTGCGCGCTCTTCGATCTCGCGCATTGTCGCACCGCCCTCGCCGATCAACACGCCGATACGGTCCTGCGGAATCTTCACGTGTTGCATGCGTCCGCTACGGAGCCGCGCGATTTGAACGCTTCGCACGCGTCCGCACCTCTGCGTCAGATGTCGCGTGCGTACGTAACCGCCGCCCGCGTTTCGCCGAAGAGATCGTCCTCGCCCGTTTCGGCGACCTCGAATCCCTGAGACTCGTAGAACGATCGTCCGACCGTGTTCGCCGCGAGCACCCGGACCGTGACGCGGGACGCTCCTCGCTCTCGAAGTGCGTCGAGTTCGCGCTCGAACAGTCGCGTTCCGATCCCCTCGCCCCACCAGTCGGGATCGACGTAGAACGTCCAGACTGCGCCGCGTTCGCGCTCGTTCGTGTCGGGGATCCCGCCGCCGACGTAGCCGACGACCTGCTCCTCGACGGCTCGTGGGTCGGTCCGCTCCCCGCTCACGCTACCCGAGACGTCGCCCGTCTCACACGCGACGAAGTGAGCGACGTCCCCGCGGGTGATCTGTTCGCGAACCCTTTCGCTCGCGTACCACTCGTCCATCGCGCGGTCGATGGTTCCTTCGGCGAGAAAGTCGCCGTAGGCGGCCGCCCAGCCGCGGCGCGCGACTCGCTGGATCCCGGCCACGTCCACGGGTGTCGACTGGCGGACCGTGACGCCGGCCATGTTCGCCTCTCGAGACGTTTGCGCTTCAGCCTTTCCCGGGATCAACCGTCGTCACGCCGCTTCCGAGCCCGGCCGCGGTGAGCGCACGCTCACGTTCTGTAGCGGTCAGTCGGTAGGGTGCGAGCACGTCGTCGAGGTCGGCGTCGCTCGGTCGCCTGGCCTGATGGGCGTCGAGGAAGTCCGCGATACGGTCGGCGGCGTGAGCCTTGAGTTCGCCGCTCAGCAACTCTCCAGCCCGGTACTCGCGCGCGAGTCGTTCAATCGCGTCGTCGTCTGGCTCGAAGAACACTCTGAGAAGCTGATAGGCCACGTCCACCTCGGGCTCGCCGCCGTGCTCGCGGTGGGCTTCCCTGTCCGTCCGCCCGCCGGAGTACGCCTGACCGAGCTTCTCGTGGACCGTCTCGCGATCGTCCGTGAGGTGGATGGTCGGTGTGTCGTCCGAGGAGCTCATCTTTCCCGGTCCTTCCAACCCGGGCAAAAACTTCGAGAGCAGCGCGCCAGGCTTCTCGACCGGGAAGCGCTCCTTCGCGGCGACGTCGCGCGCGAGCCGGACGTGGGGGTCCTGATCGACTGCGATCGGTACGGTGGTGGCGTGCGGGCCCTCGACGAACTGCGGCAGCACGAGGTGCGTCGCCTGGACCGCCGGGTAGAACCCCATCCCGACGTTCGCGGGCTCGCCGTACACCGCGTCGCGCGCCGC from the Halococcus saccharolyticus DSM 5350 genome contains:
- a CDS encoding ATP-binding protein; translated protein: MSSPELDVVEFLLTTRAYNEHRERDAEDLPPRYRTVFFADGGIERPLATSEEQTAAATGVDDPWAAVSGLMFTDRDDFAETLSLSEPDMAEEWFVDRIDADRLATNPTLAAVFEERENVPEVDYEQSREANRPMRADRVWIDSLLEEYFDDEEDEEMLDLVDVRAPEEVDMTLDDLVLTADQENEIVKIMKAIEHREYLAGIGLREIGKLLLVGPPGTGKTTTARALAHELDLPFVEVKLSMVTSQYLGETAKNVEKTFEIAKRLSPCILFMDEFDFVAKTRNSDEHAALKRAVNTLLKSIDEVSLIEDDVLLIGATNHPDQLDAAAWRRFDEIVNFPKPDVEMRADILQVVTQEMDIADFDPLELAADTEGLTGSDLRLVLREAVLDALTEERTTLTQDDLMEAVRDFEERDSLKDLDMIEGDHDALVAGGDISADGGSDTDTTDHSHDHDADGHTHEH
- a CDS encoding MBL fold metallo-hydrolase; the encoded protein is MEVTLLGTGDTTGTPTVGCDCDTCTAARERGVERTRFSVHVRNERTDESLLVDLSPDFRTQFLARDVALLDAAIITHIHFDHLDGLGNAFRLVRDLPVAAANETDPETGESVADTVRRKYDYLDALSITGQEPLEPFELCGFDVTLVPVDHPPLVCYGAVIECETGAKLSITGDTNYAIPDASRERLADPDLLIADAIAPASFCEHHPLGGDHHDSEGVPRTFGTKHMTREGALALADELGAATTRLVHVSHFFSADEAFDDPLAVDGERYRL
- a CDS encoding ABC transporter permease; protein product: MSPPVDEKSERATTDGGTAEAAAGTEAEAETTAIRRSSNSFLGDAWVNFKRWNIKAVRNPFVLVVSLAQPIIFLVLFTQVFGQIATGAINQGGGLGTISYETYLVPAIVIQVSLAAAITSGIGLVNDIEEGMFEKVLVTPMNRTAVFVGKTAAEVLRIAAQIAIILGLGVLLGAEIATGIVGALGIIAVGILFSLWFVSLSNSLAVLTKDQESTIIAMNLLQFPLLFLSSAFLPLEALPEWIQTFARYNPITYGVDAARTLMLDVDVMTVLDVTAFSGIWNALVPALAVLAGLDLVLGAIAVYLLSQASSSSAQ
- a CDS encoding ATP-binding cassette domain-containing protein, whose product is MRAINAEEVTLTYADGTEAVRGIDLDVSEGEFFGFLGPNGAGKTTAIKTFTTLLRPTSGTVAVNGFDVASEPRAVRESIGYMAQETSVDEELTARENIRFACEAYGVPKAERGDRIDELLDLVDLAEAADKVAEGFSGGMKKRLDAAMALVHQPPLVFLDEPTTGLDPKARNRLWEYFRRINEEGTTIFLTTQYLEEADQLCERIAVILDGEIVATGSPAELKRQVGGEILDIDLDGGENAHERAAGVAADSDLFESEATIETTDEGISVTSRRARQTGTDLLVALRDEGLTVTGFNIRAPTLDDVFLAITGESVDEEDESGATDGVDEASAAEAGPAAAGGEANR
- a CDS encoding carotenoid biosynthesis protein — its product is MPSSRRFATITVAVSLGALAHALLTWPRRATVALFVGGALVAFVAEAVVINVGWLEHHIGPKVAGVPLYVLFGWTGAVYVAFRIALLVTDGWTAVVAAGVLATAYDVLTDHRGVAEGHWTYTDDLPGPRHRGVPWWNFAGWFVISVVTTTLAVPFL
- a CDS encoding TetR/AcrR family transcriptional regulator, which produces MAEPDAPDRPAPPPETYEAIMQATYRAFCKHGYADLTTREIAEEFAKSRSLLHYHYDTKQELIVALLDYLLESHPAKAATDEIADPDERLELFIDRGLFGPQEAAFDFWDFHTALLELRLHAHRNDAYREQLDRTIGLITDLLAETIREGIEKGRFHDVDPEETAQFLYDAIDAARIRKITLGHDDAPRRTKHAIETFVLPTLRASDDDR
- a CDS encoding pentapeptide repeat-containing protein; the protein is MGKNKQCTFNTEVRERWGDIEDETWRCPHPSHQQNELCIFHLPPKNKSEQLVAERLVKLVNSDTNSADYYQNNRRKKQFIESKFGTLDLTYTTLSPQDNYPIDFRGSEFGSIDMSNSSVMNEMNFCDTVVNGQTMIWPGDFKGETIFARATFHGQVALVGSTFEDELWFTDATFYGNNNLLSGLNASNARVAWFGRTSFFGPIEFENSDFSTITFGGAQFREPVSFDQCSFDSASFNGAYFYDDVSFDEIESNNGLDFTEPLENEPVNSFMETYREDDDPPGTIFEHVCTLENAYIGGELNISSADFRKGASFDGLEIEGAVSIEDANISSEFSIDSASIEGEAELGGNQYPQQASMKCSDIHHLSIQAVGENQEYVTEFDLSQSAVSAGTLNCSNLVFDLEKSTVGDVKLEPHGTEDLLSHYRFLKTSFEGFDFAAYKRKLSEANWDIVSVSSFSEQQIPHSEYEETFLKAKNAAYQAGDIESGSEFHYREIYHRGSVYWENKEGISDLFNFISNRLYLLTCGYGERPYRVLILFALVVGTVLSISEIPLSSIVYVLPFFSALFVFTLTRTLGG
- a CDS encoding KH domain-containing protein, which codes for MQHVKIPQDRIGVLIGEGGATMREIEERAEVRLDIDSETGAVAIESVGDPMLGLKGPEIVEAIGRGFAPEDALALLDDEMMMLELVDVDAATRNKNDLERKKGRLIGENGRTRELMAELTGAEVVIYGTTVGAIGAPQQVEVVRSAVEMLLDGAPHGAVYSFLERKHNELKQPGMEYHQFTG
- a CDS encoding GNAT family N-acetyltransferase is translated as MAGVTVRQSTPVDVAGIQRVARRGWAAAYGDFLAEGTIDRAMDEWYASERVREQITRGDVAHFVACETGDVSGSVSGERTDPRAVEEQVVGYVGGGIPDTNERERGAVWTFYVDPDWWGEGIGTRLFERELDALRERGASRVTVRVLAANTVGRSFYESQGFEVAETGEDDLFGETRAAVTYARDI
- a CDS encoding tryptophan--tRNA ligase — translated: MDDTNANTTDRTARRTDDTDVADTDEVGTSGDDTDEPENSVTPDGVVGEVDYGKLLDRFGADALTDDQVKRFPQPLHPLLRRGIYYAGRDVDRLLGAIESDERLSIVTGVGPSGPMHVGHAVTFYFAKWLQAETGATVYVPLSDDEKYLSRDQSLAETREYTRENLRDLVAVGFDPERTRFVIDTADADVVYPLATALAERITPAARDAVYGEPANVGMGFYPAVQATHLVLPQFVEGPHATTVPIAVDQDPHVRLARDVAAKERFPVEKPGALLSKFLPGLEGPGKMSSSDDTPTIHLTDDRETVHEKLGQAYSGGRTDREAHREHGGEPEVDVAYQLLRVFFEPDDDAIERLAREYRAGELLSGELKAHAADRIADFLDAHQARRPSDADLDDVLAPYRLTATERERALTAAGLGSGVTTVDPGKG